CCCGCTCTGGGTTGTTAGCCTGAAAAAAATGGATCACCTCGTCAGTGAGTCCAGCAGATGTAGGGCCTGAGGTCAGCGCTGTCATCGACTGCGCCCGATACCCGACCTCTTCCTCAAGCTCACGAGCCGCCGCTTCGGCGAGCGGCTCATCACTCAGGCCTGGCTCATCGCCGGCCAGGCCGGCCGGAAATTCGATGACGGAACAGCCCAACGGAGGGCGAAATTGTTCGGTCAAGACAAATTCATTGTGGTCGTTCAGGGCTACCACCACCACCACGGCGTGGGCATTGGTTCGGCTGCAGTATTCCCAGGTGCCGGTTTGGTAAAGTCCGAGGAACTTGCCGCGGTAAAGTTCGGTCATAGAGGGGTGCGCGGGCCGCATATGCTGGCAATTAGACCGTTGATTATGGTCTGATTCGCCCTCAACTGCACCGACAGCCGGCCGTTCCCGCGCCGCTAGTATATTTTGAGGAAAATTCCCTGATGGTCAGCCCCAATCTGTTACGCCGTGCGTCTGCCGGCACCAGTCTGGCTTTTTGCCTGCTTGCGGCGCTGGCCGTGGCGGCGCAGGAAGACAAAGCGTCGAAGGGCGATATCGAACGCGAGAACAATCCGCAGCGCCTGCTGATGGCGATTTTCGAGGCGCAGAAAGCCAGAGATCTGCCCACCATGGAGCAAGCGGCGACGCGCCTGGTTCGCCTGCGCCCCCAGGTTGGGACCTACGGCTACCTGCTGGCCAAAGCCTTTGCCCTGCAAAACAAGAAGAGCGAGGCCTACAACACGCTGCTGTATCTCAATAACCAAGGCCTGTCGTTTGACCTGACCGTGGACGAAGACATGGCAAACGTTCGCGGTACCGAAGTCTACGATTTTCTGGCGGACGGACTGAAAAAGAATGCGAACACCGAAGGTGAGCTCGCCGGCACCGAAACGCTGCAGCAGGCTGGCCTGCTGGCGGACGGTCTCGCCTACGATCCGAAGCGTGATCAGCTGCTGGTTGGCAGCATCACCCAAGGCGCGGTTTTTCTGCTGGGTAAGGGCGGGGAACTCACACAGCTGGTCAAGGCGACGCCGGAAAACGGTCTCCTCGGGGTTTTTGACATAGCGGTCGATCCGAACAGCCGTTCCCTCTGGGTCAGCTCGGCTGCGGCGCCGCATTACCAGGGGATTCGGTTTCAGGACGCGGGCTACTCAGGCATCTTTCAGTTTGATCTCGACAGTGGCCAAATCCGCCGCCGCTTCGATCTGCCTAAGCGCGATCCTGGCAACAAGCTGGTCAACTTAACGGTCGCGTCTGACGGCAAGGTCTATGTAGCCAACGCCGGGCGTCCCGAGGTGTACCAGGTCGACGTTGAACGCGAGCAGATGAGCCGGATTTTCACCGCTCCAGGCTTCACCAGCGTCCGGGGACTGGCGGTATCACCGGATGCCAAGACCCTGTATTTCTCCGATTACGAGCTGGGACTGTTTGGCGTTGATCTGAAGACGCAGCAGGCGTTCCAGGTACGGGTGCCCGCCCAGGTCAATATGGGTGGCATCGACGGCTTGAGCTGGCACCGCGACGGACTCATTGCGATCCAGAACGGCAACTTCCCGCACCGAGCGCTGAGGGTTGCGCTGAACAACGAAGGGAATGCGGTCAGCGCGGCGGTCCCGCTGCTGGTTAACCACCCCTCATTTCTGGTTCCCAGCGAAGGGATTGTGGTCGGCGACTCATTCCATCTGATCGCCAACGGCAATGCGCCGCTCTACGACAACGCCACCGGTAAGCCCATCGACGCGGACGCGCTGAAGCCCCAGATGATCGTTACCGTGGACGCCAACGTCGATATGTCCGTGGGCCCCAATACGACAAAAGCACTGTAGTAAGCGCCGGGCGGACCGTTTTGCGGTCAGTCGGAGCGATCAGGCGGCGAACTTTCCGACCCGCTGGCGCAGCGTGCTGCCGAATTTCAGGTAATCGAACAGGTCATTGATCGCACCCATATCGACGGACCCCAGCGTCAGCGAGGGTGTGGGCGACGGGATCGGCGCCTCGCAGTGAATACCCGTCAGGCGGCGAGCAAGCCGAGCGTCTTCCACGTAGGTTTTCAGCTTGGCTGACAGGCTCTTGGCCCCGCGTACCGACAGGAACTCCACCTCCGACGCGCGCTCCAATGCTTCGTCCAGCGTGCCGAAGTGGCTGAGAAGGGCGCTGGCGGCTTTGGGTCCGATCCCCGGCACGCCTTTGATGTTGTCTACAGCGTCGCCCGTGAGCGCCAGGTAGTCAGCGATCTGTTCCGGCATCACGCCGAATTTCTCTTTAACACCCTCGTAGCTGGTTCGCAGGTTGCGGGCAAAATCCCATAGCTGATCCTGCGGCCGCAGCAGCTGCGCCAGATCCTTGTCGCTGGTCACGATGACGTGGTGGTGCTCGGCCATCTCCGGCAGCCGGGTAAGGGTTCCGATCAGGTCGTCCGCTTCATAGCGGTCGTCGGAGAAACACTCCATCCCCATCGCCTCCGCCACAGCCCGGCAGTGGGCGAATTGACGCTTCAGCTCCAGCGGCGCTGGGTCTCGATTCGCTTTGTACTGCGGGTCGATGTCGTTGCGAAACGATGTTTCCAGGCTCTCGTCGAAGGCGATCGCGATATGGCTGGGGCTGGCCTGCTCCAGCAGTGAACACAAGAACCCGGTGAAACCGTAGACGGCGTTGCTGGGGTTGCCATCGCTGTCCGTCATCTCGTGAGACATGCCGAAATAGGCGCGAAAAACGTAGACGCTCGCGTCGACCAGAAAAAGCTCAGACATGATTCAGCGAAGCCGGGACCAAGCGCTCAGCCGCCGCTGTGACAGGTGCCCGCCTGGGCGGTCTCGGCCCGTCGCTGCCGCTCCAGCAGCCGGCTGTTGCGGGGGAAATGCGCCAGCAGAAACTCCATCTGATCAGCCAGAATTCGTTTGCCCTGTAGATAAACGTACTCTGCATGGGTCGGCGCGAAGGGGATGGCCAGCAGCTCCATGCCGGCGCCCTCAGGCGTGCGGCCCGCTTTTCGGTTATTGCAGCGTTTGCAGGCTGTTACCACGTTTTGCCAATGATCCTGGCCGCCCTGGCACAGCGGCGTCACGTGATCGCGCGACAGGTCACGCGCGCTGAATCGCTGCCCGCAGTAAAGGCAGACGTTGGAGTCACGTCGAAAAAGCGCTCGGTTGGTCAGCGGCGGGACGTAGTTGGGACGGCGGTGTCCAGTGTCTGCGTGGACGCCCCGAGTAGCCACGATGGCATTGACGTCGACAAAGCTTCTCAGGCCCGACTTGGCGCAGATGCCGCCGTGAATGCGATAGAGCCGGGAGCCGAGGGAGTAGACCACCAGGTCAAGGGCCAGGTATTTGGCCGCCTGCTGATAGTCGATCCACTCGATGGGCATGCCCGCCACATCGGTACGCAGAACTTCCAGTCGAAGATCGGTCATCACGCCAGACACCATGCCGGGTTACCTCAATGTAAATTCAATTGCCGAACGGATCAACCGTCCAGTGATTGGATCAGTCCGGCGAGCCGTTCCTGAGCCTGTGGCACGTAGGCTCCGCCGAATAAATTGGCGTGATTGAGTACGTGGTAGAGCTGATAAAGGCCACGCCGGCGAGGGTATCCGGGGTCCAGCGGAAGGCGATCTTCATAGGCCGCATAAAAGGCCGGGCCAAAGCCGCCGAACAGCTCCGTCATCGCCAGATCGCTCTCTCGGCAGCCGAAGTAGCAAGCCGGGTCGAAGATGGCGGCGCGCTCATCGCAGGCGGCGTAGTTGCCGCCCCAAAGGTCACCGTGCAGGAGGCTCGGAAAAGCCTGAAAATCGGCAAACAGCGCCGACATCCCGCGGCGCAGCCGATCTACGCTCTCGGTCACCGCCCGGTTTCCCAGGAGCCGAGCCTGATGAGCCAGACGGTGCTCGCCAAAAAACGCTTGCCAGTCCTCAGTCTGAGGGTTGGGCTGGCGGGTGGCGCCAATGCGGTTGTCCCGATGCCAGCCGAAGCCGGATTGCCGAATTTTGTGCAGGCTGGCGAGGCCGATGCCCAGCGCGGCATCGCTGCGTGTAGATTTCGGTGAGAGTCTCAGCATCTCCAGCACGAGGAAACTGCGACCCCCGGATTCTCCGTAGGCGATCGGTTCCGGTACAACCAGCCCGCTGTCGGCGGCGGCGAGTGCCTGCAGGCCTTCCGCCTCCGCGGCGAAGGCCTCGGAGTCGACGCCGCCATATTTCACAAATACGCTTCGTTCGCCGAGGCGCAGTTCGACCGCCGAGTTGATATCGCCGCCGCTGATCGGGCGAGTTACGGCGATGTCGGAGGCGCTTTTTCCGAGGCTGCGGCAGATGGCCGCAAGCAGATCAGGAGGCAAGAAACAGATCGACCAGCTGATCGTGGCTGGCGTCCATCGCCAGATCACAGGCAGACAGGCCGTTGATATCTCGCAGGCGCTTATTGGCGCCAGCCGCAAGAAGTTCCTGGACAGGGCCCAGCAGGCCGCGCGCCGCTGCTGCGTGCAGCGCCGACCAGCCGGTCAGATCCTGGCTATCGAGAGCGGCTTCCCGCCCGATGAGTAGCCGAGTCAGGGGCGTGATGGCTTTGATCTGGAGGCTGTCATCCTCTCGTGCGCGCACGCCCAGCAGCAGCATCAGCGCCGTCTGGCCCTCATCGTTGGTGGCGTTGACCTCCGCCCCGGCCGCGAGCAGCGCCTCGATTGTCTTGCTGCCGTTTTCTACGTCGGTGCTGTGCAGCGCGTTCTGCACCGCCGCCATCAGCACCGTGCTCTGCGTTTCATCGCGCTGACGAACGTCCGCGCCCAGGCTCAGCAGCAGCTTAATCATCCTCGGCTGCCAGCGTGCGGCCGCCAGCATAAGAGGCGTTACACCAAACTGCTGGCGCTGATTGACGTCGACGCCGCGGTCCACCAGCAAACGCACCACCTCTCGGTGACCGCCCAGGACGGCCGTTCCCAAGGGGGTCGTTCCGTTCGCGGCCGGCAGATTGCCGTCCGCTCCGGCGGCCAGAAGCGCGCCCACGACGTTGGGATGACCGGCCCCGCTCGCCCGCAGTAGCGGCGAACACAGCTCGCTGTCCCTTTCATTGACGTTGTGTCCCTGGGCCAGAAGGCGCTTCACGCGCCCAAGGTTTCCTTCGCTCGCAGCCCGCACAAGCTGCCCGGGTGTCGGCTCCGCGGGCTTTTCAGCCGCTTCGGCTCGGCTGCCCCGCATGAGCATGTTTTGCAGGGTAGCGTCGTCATTTTTCATGGCCAGCCCAAGCGGCGATACCCCTTCGCTGTTCGCCAGCTTTGGATCTGCGCCGGCCTGCAGCAGCGCTCGCAGCACGCCCAGCTGTGCCGGCCGTTCAACCTCCAGCGCCAGCATCAGCGCGGTGTTGCCGCCCTCGTCCTGGGCGTTGGCGTCAGCCCCGGCGGCCAGCAGCTCATTGACGAATCGCTTGTCGCGATGCGTTGCGGCCCAGTGCAGTGCGGTCCGCCCCAGGGCGTCTTGCTCGTCTACCACCGCGCCGTCACCAATCAGCTTGCCGGCCAGCTCCGCGAGCTGCTGCTCGTGGGTGTCGTCGACACCCGAGGGCTGCTCATGTTGAGCGTCAGCGAAGCCGGCGACCCAGATCAGCTGCTGTCCACCGGACTCCACCTGCGAGCCGCGCGACAGCAGGAGTTCCACGATATCCACCGGTGTCGGGGCTTGCTGCAGAACACAGCTCAGCAGGGAATCGCCGGTGCGCGACAGGGCGTTTGCGCCGAGCCCATTTTCGAGCAGCCAGCGAGGTGCCATCGCGCGCCCGGCGGCCACCGAATTCAGAAACGCTGACGACAGCCACCATGCGGGCGCCTCGGGCTGGCTGAGCAACACGGCCTTCATCTGCTCCGTATCGTCCACCAGCGCCGCGTCCATGAGACCCGCATAGCCCGCCTCTTCCTGCTCACGCTGCTGAGCTTCACTGAGCCCAAACGCGCCGCCGGTGCCGAGATCCTCCGCATCGACCTCACCGACACCGTCACTCAGGTCCACCACGTCGGTAAGCACCATGGCGTCAGCCGCCTCGCCGTCCGCGGTCGCCGGCATATCCGGTTCTTCGGGTTCCAGGCTGACGATGCTGAGCGCAATCTCTCCGGTCTGTGGGTCCGCCGCCAGCGTGTTCTCGGCCTCGCTACCGAGATCGATATCGACAGCGCTGATCAGAGCGGCGGTAGGGTCTTCCCCGAGCGCCGCAAGATCCGGGAAAACCTCCGCCGTGTCCGCATCAACCGCTGCTGTGGATTGGCTGTCTTCAGATTCTTCGTGGGTGGCGCCGTCGTCGTCGCTCGCCGTTGCTGCTGCATTCTCCAGCGCTTCGCCGTTGCCGGCTCCGGGGACGGGAAGATCCTCTGGCACCAGCTCAAAAGCTGGCGGCGGCGTGAAGCTGGCGCTCACCGCTTCGGGCGTCCCAGACAGCTGCCCGGTTGCCTCACTGACATCCTGTTCGAACCCGGCTGCTGCCGGAACGGGCTCTTTTGACGACTCCTCGGTGATCGGTGATTCGGCGGCCGACCCGGCGTCCGTGTCGGGGGCAGGGTGGAGCTCCGCTTCAGCCTCCTCCTCGGTTTCCGGCGAGTCATCGGGTTCGCTCGCCGCATCTTCTGTCACACCATCACTGGCGGCTGTGTCTGCCGCCGGGTGTTCCTGAGCTTCGACCTCCAAAGTCGCCTCGGCTTCGGGTGCCTCTTCGCAGGGCATCACCCCATCGCTAAGCTTGGTCCCATCGGTAGACGTCTCGGAGACCTCAGCAACCGGCGCCGCGTCGGATGACTCGGTCGCTTGCTCTGCGTTTGATGCTTCCACCTCGTCCGACGAGGCCTCAGCCGCAGCGAGTTCAGTGTGCTCTTCGCCTTCAGCGTCTGCCTCGGCCTCAGGCGCGTGGGGCTCCGTCTGATCGGTGACCTCTTGAGCAGGCGCGTCAGTCTCCGCACCTTCCGACGGCGCGTCGGCCTGTCCCGTCTCTACGGCTGTTTCCGGCTCCGACACGGGTTCGGCGACCGGCGGCTGCTCGGAGTCGGTGTCAGCAGCGGGGTCAGCGGCCTCAGCGGTGGCTTGCTCAGGCTCGCTCTGACTCGCCGACTCCTCGGCCTGGTCGACCTCTGAATCCGGCTTGGTGTCCGCTTCCGCTTCGTCGAGCTTAATCGCCGGCATCACCAGCGTGGCCGACTCGAGCTGCGTGCGGCTTCGGGGGTTGAGCTGACGCTCCGCCCAATCGCGGTCTTCGGGCGTCTCAAACTGCTTGAGATCAATCACGTTTTCCGCGGTGGCCAGGCCATCGGTGGCTGCCGCAGGTTCAGCGAGCGGCACAGGCGAGTTGCGGGTCCCGAGCGCGTCAGCGATGCGCCAGCGCCCGGCGGCCGCCGCAAGGTCTCCCGCCTTTCGCCCCTCGCGGTTGCTTACGTCGGGCTCCGCGCCCATGGCCATCAGCAGACGGATGGTTTCAGCGTCCGCTCGGGTGGAGCTGACCGCTACCAACAGCGCGGTTCGTCCAGGCTTGTCCCGGTGCTCGGTTTCGGGATTCCAGAACACGAGCCGCTCCAGCACGCCATTGGCGCCGGAGCGCGCGGCTTCCATCAGGGCGGTATTGCCAAAATCGTCGCGGGCGTTTACGTCTGCGCCGGCGGCCAGCAGGGCGTCAGCAATCTGCGCATTGCCCCGCAGAGCGGCTCCCATCAGCGCCGTGCGGCCCAGTTTTCCGCGGTGATTGACGTCCGCCTTGTGACGCAGCAGCAGCTCAACCCCGGCGGGGTCGTCGCGCGGCAGCAACGCAGCTTCGGCCAGCGGCGCCGCGCCGCGGGCCGGATTGACGGCCACGTCGTGACCGAGCAGCAGTTCCAGCGCTGGCCACATGCCGGCGCCGGCTGCGGTCGCCAGCGGCGTTTTGCCCTGCTGGTTTTCGAGATTGAGGTTGGCACGGTGGGTGGAGAGCAGGCCAAGGATCTGCGTGTCGCCTAGCTGCGAGGCAAAATGAGCGGCGCTGTCGCCATTGGGCGCCGTGGCGTCAGCGTCAGCACCCTGCTCCAAGAGCCACTTGGCAATTTGCAGCCTTTCGCTGCTGTTGCCGGCCGCCAGCGCCACCAGCGCGGGTATCTGCTGCGGGTCTTCCCGCAACTCGCCCTCGCGAGCGACCAGGTTTTTAAGCTCCCGCAGATTTCCGTCAAAGGCAGCCCGGGCGAAGGGCGTCTGAAGGTCGCTGCGAACCAGCAGTGGCACATTCCGAATCATGCGAACGGCAGTTCTCGCCAGCCATAACCAGACAAGCTCCCGATATTACCCGATTTTGCGTTAGAAAATCATAAGTTAGAAAGTGTCTTTGATTTATCATAGAGGCTTTGACGACCGACCCTTGTGAGCATGGAACCCACTCCTCCCGATCCGCAGGAAAGCCCGAACCAATCGCGGTGGCAGCTCGCTGCTGACGTCCTGCGATTTCAGGCAAAACTCTTTGTCGACGGCTTAAGAGATCTGCTGATGAGTCCAATCAGCCTGGTCGCGGCCCTGATCGGCCTGCTGTTTGAGCCGGCAACGCCCCGCCGGCTGTTTGACCGGGTGCTCGCCTTTGGCCGAGAAACCGAGGTCTGGATCAACCTGTTTGGCAGTCGCTCCGGTCAGCCGGGGATCGACGACCTGTTCACGTCACTGGAAGATCGACTCAGGCAACAGGTTGAGCAGGGCGGCATGACGGCTACCGCAAAACAGAAGATCGACGAGTCGCTGGACGCCATTCACGAGAAAGTCCGGGCCGCGAACGACAAGGGCACCGCCGCCGGAAATAGCGAATCCTGACGGCTTGCGCAGCCGGGCCCGGGTTAGGCGCTGAAGGTCAGCGGATCCGGGTTGCGCAGCAGCTCTGCGGCATCCTCGGGGCAGAGAGACTTTCCGATGAGGTACCCCTGCGCAAGGTTGCAGCCGAGCGCGGTGATGTATTCCAGTTCACTCGCCGTCTCCACGCCCTCGACCACAATCTTCAGCTTGAGCGCCCGCATGAGGGCCACGATACCGCGGAGCAGCTCGCGGCTGCGAGGTTCGGTATCCAGCGGACGCACAAATGCCTGATCGATCTTGGCGTAGTCGACGTCCAGCTGGTACAGCGTCGCCAGCGAGGAATAGCCGGTGCCAAAGTCGTCCAGTGACACCTGAAAGCCGAGTTCGTGGGCACGGTCGATCCACACGTCGGTGGCCTCCATGTCGACCGCGAGGCTCTCGGTAATCTCAAGCTTAATGTCTGACCGGTTCAGCTGATAGCGGTCGGTGATCTCGGCGGCCTGCGTGATGAAGTCTTTATCCGCAATTTGTTTGGCAGAAACGTTGATGCTCATGAACAGGGCGCCGGCGCCGTAGCCAGGGGCCTGCTGAAAGGCGGCCAACTGTCGGCACGCTGAATCGAAGACGTACAGGCCCACGGGAACAATCAGCCCCGTTTCTTCGGCCAGCGTGATAAACAGCGCCGGTGAAATCGGGCCTCGCTTGGGGTGCTCCCAGCGGGTCAGCGCCTCGAAGCCTGCAATCCGTGCGGTTTCACAGCCGAGCAGCGGCTGGTAAAAGACGTTCAGCTGCTGCTCCTTGAGGGCTTTCTTCAGCTCCGCCTCCAGCCGGATTTTGTCGATCCCGTGGCGGATATATTCGCCCACCACGTCTTCGGCGATCAGCTCGTCCGGACCTGCCAGCAGACCGCCTTCGCCTTTGACCTTGTTGAGCCCGCTGCGGTAGCGATCGAGCAGGATCTTGACCAGCAGCTTCAAAATCGGGTCAGCTTGCGATATCCGGTCGGTCAACTGGTCGCGAGTGACGACCATCAGATGGGTTGGGCCCGCCGCAGTGGCGGTTGCCGTGCGGGGCGCGCTATCGATGACGCCCATTTCGCCAACGATATCGCCCGGCTTGAGCTGGGTCAGGATGACCGGCGTTCCTTCAGAGTTTGTGGAGATCTGAAGTCCGCCTTCTTCAATAATGTAGGCGCAGTCCGCTTCGTCCCCCTCTCGAAACAAGATCTCGCCGTCGGCGAGGGTGCGGGTACTGCGATGCAGTTGATGATTCGACACGCCAACGCTCCTTGGAAAACGTTTGCGTAGTGCTGCCGCCTACCTCCCCTGCAGCCAGCAGCGCAGCGCACAGGGCATCGATCATACTGCAATCGACCAACTGCCCACTAGCTTTGTCGGAGGTGACGGCGGGTGCGCGCGTCGGTATAGCGATCGCCTGCCCAGCGCAGAACCCGGCGTTCGCTGCCATGGGAGCAATCCAGATCCCAATACCCGTCGGTGACAAAACTCCCCAGCCTTTGCGGCCGGCAGTTGAACTCGGACTCGCTGATCTTCCACGTTCCCTGGTCCAGACGGATGATCCGCAGCGGCGTATGCGGGATAAATACGTCATAGCGCCTGGCCGCTGCCGCCACGAGGATCTCCGGCTGCCGATCGCGATTTAGCTCCGCGAGCGCAACCTGAATCTGGTAGTCCGATTGTTCGATATGTTCCTCAAGCGCTGTTTTTGCCCAGGCGGGTAGCTCAGCGGGTTCATGCCATTGCAGCGTATGCCCCGGGGCGAAATCGATGCTGGGCTGAGGCCTGACCATCAGCAGCGCCGCTGATGCGGCGGACGTGACCGCCAGCGCCAGCACCGCAGCGATGCGCACCAAGAGTCGGGTTCGGGATGGCCGGCGGCGAGAGGAGGAAATGGCATATGTTTTCATGAGGCCATCCTGGCCGCTGAAAATGGCGCAAAAATGGCGCGGTCGTGGCGGTGAACTTGCGATGCGCGCGGGCAGAAACTTCCGCAAAGCGGCCGTCCGGCGACAACGCGACGGGAACCCCTGCCAAAAGTCCGGGGTTGTGCAAGCGCGCGCGTGGCCCAACAATATCCCTATGCCGGTTTACAAATTTCAACCCCAGATGACGCCAAAAACCACGGCCGGTGGCGTCGTCGCGGGGATTCTTGGCCTCGGAATGGCAGCGCTCACCTTTTTTGTCGGGATTTTTGTGGCGCTGGCGCTGCTGGCCGTCGGCGCGGTCGTAGCGGCCGTCCTGACGGTCCGTCGCTGGTGGCTCGGCCGCCACGGCCAGCCGCAGGCTGGCTACAAGCGCGCAGGCCCCGGCTCAGCCGCCGGCGGTGCTCGGGGTCGGCCTGGACATCGTGCCGAGGTGCTCGAGGGGGAGTATGAGGTGGTTGACCAGCCGCCCGATCAGTCCTGATCAGCCATAAACCCAGTTTATGGCCGGGATCGACACCAGCAGAAAAACGATTGTCATCAGGCCACCCGTCTTCAAAAAGTCCGTCACCCGGTAGCCTCCAGGGCTCATGATCAACGCGCTCACCTGGTGGGTCGGGATCAAAAACGCGTTGGACGCCGAGATTGCCACAATCAGGGCGAACACCGCCGGATCGGCACCGACCGCCAGCGCGACGTTGATCGCCAGTGGCACCAGCAGCGCCGTGGCGCCAACGTTAGACATCACGAGCGTAAAAAACGTGGTCATCGTCGCCAGCAAAATCTGCAGCACCAGCACGGGCACATCACCCAGAAAGGCCAGTGCCTGCTGGGCCATCCACGCGGCGGTTCCGGTGGTGTCCATCGCCAGGCCCAGGGGGATTAAGCTGGCCAGTAGAAACACGGTTTTCCAGCTCACCGACGCGTAGGCCTCGTCCATGCTCAGCACCTGGGTCACCACCATGCCGACGGCACCGACGAGCAGGCAGACGGACAGCCTGAAGTCGGAAAGGACGATCAGGCCCATGGAGAGCAGGAAAAAAGCCAGGGCCCAGCCCACCTTGTGCGGCCGCTGCTCCTCCTTGGGCAGGTCCGTGACCACCACAAAGTCGCGCTCGCCGCTCGCCCGACCCAGGTCGCGCCAGGTGCCGTGCATGATCAGCGTGTCCCCGACCTGCAGCGGGAGGCTGCGCAACCCCTGACGATGCACCTCGTCGGCCCGCTGCAGGGCCAGGACGCTGAAACCATAGGCTTTGCGAAAGCGCACCTCCTGGACGGTCTTGCCCACCAGCGGTGAACCGGGGGTGATCACGCTCTCTGCAATGCCCGCCCGCGAGGGATTGAGCAGGGCGCCGAAGCTGACCAGGCGTGGGCGGACCACCAGCTCGTTGGCCTCGGCAAACTCACCGATCTGCTCGCGCTCTCCCATGGCGCCCAGCACCGTCCCAACCCAGATCATCTCCTCGGAGGCTGGTGCCAGATGCTGGTCATCGCCGTTGCGAATCGCCACCAGCGACGGTGCGCCCTCGAGAACCTCCGCTTCGCCGATGGTCAGGCCAACCAGCGGGCTCTCGGACGTCACCAGCAGCTCGTAGACGTCACCCTTGACGCCGTAGAGCTTGGCGAAATAGCTACGGGTTCGGCCGGGCCGAGTCTTTTCGAGCACCTGGCTGGCCGGCAGAAGGAAGCGGCCGAACAGCAGAAAGAAAAGGATTCCGGCGGCGAGCAGGATCAGTCCAATCGGTGTGACCGAAAACAGGTGGAAGGTCGTGACGGTATCGGCCCCCGGCGGGAGGTTGCGATTGGAGTTCTGGATCAGGTCGTTGAGCAGGATCAGCGGGGATGATCCCACCATCGTTAGCGTGCCACCGAGGATCGCGCAGAACCCCATGGGCATCAGCAGGCGGCTCAGGCTGATCTGGCTGCGGCTCGCGATGCGGCTGATCACCGGCAGGAACAGGGCGGTGGCGCCAACGTTCTGCATGAAGCCGGAGATCACCCCAACGGTGCCGGCGACCAGCGGGATGATCCGGGTTTCCGTGCGGCCGCCGAGCCGCAGGATCATGGAGGCCACAACCGCCATCACGCCGGTGCGGTCGAGCCCGGTCCCGATGATCATCACCGCAATAATGGAGATCACGGCGTTACTTGCAAACCCGGCGAAGAGTTGATCGGGTGGCAGCAGCCCCAACAGACCGATGGCGACCAATGCGCAAAGGGCAACCACGTCCACTCGCAGGATTTCCAGCACAAACAAGACGACCGTGACGCCAAGCACCGCCAGGACCTGGATCATTTCGGTGGTTAGGACAAGGTCGCCGCCCATCGGTCAGCGGCGCTGATAGATCAGGTCGGTGACCTGGTGACCCAGCTTCAGGCCGCGTTTTTCAAAGCGCGTCTCCGGCCGCCAGGCGGGTCGCGGAGACTTTTGCCCAGGCCCGGCAAGGTTTTG
Above is a window of Pseudomonadota bacterium DNA encoding:
- a CDS encoding fructosamine kinase family protein, which produces MPPDLLAAICRSLGKSASDIAVTRPISGGDINSAVELRLGERSVFVKYGGVDSEAFAAEAEGLQALAAADSGLVVPEPIAYGESGGRSFLVLEMLRLSPKSTRSDAALGIGLASLHKIRQSGFGWHRDNRIGATRQPNPQTEDWQAFFGEHRLAHQARLLGNRAVTESVDRLRRGMSALFADFQAFPSLLHGDLWGGNYAACDERAAIFDPACYFGCRESDLAMTELFGGFGPAFYAAYEDRLPLDPGYPRRRGLYQLYHVLNHANLFGGAYVPQAQERLAGLIQSLDG
- a CDS encoding NUDIX hydrolase, which translates into the protein MTELYRGKFLGLYQTGTWEYCSRTNAHAVVVVVALNDHNEFVLTEQFRPPLGCSVIEFPAGLAGDEPGLSDEPLAEAAARELEEEVGYRAQSMTALTSGPTSAGLTDEVIHFFQANNPERVGAGGGVGGENIIVHHVHRSEIHGWLEEQQRRGLMVDPKVYAGLYFVMR
- a CDS encoding HNH endonuclease, encoding MTDLRLEVLRTDVAGMPIEWIDYQQAAKYLALDLVVYSLGSRLYRIHGGICAKSGLRSFVDVNAIVATRGVHADTGHRRPNYVPPLTNRALFRRDSNVCLYCGQRFSARDLSRDHVTPLCQGGQDHWQNVVTACKRCNNRKAGRTPEGAGMELLAIPFAPTHAEYVYLQGKRILADQMEFLLAHFPRNSRLLERQRRAETAQAGTCHSGG
- a CDS encoding 5'-3' exonuclease H3TH domain-containing protein produces the protein MSELFLVDASVYVFRAYFGMSHEMTDSDGNPSNAVYGFTGFLCSLLEQASPSHIAIAFDESLETSFRNDIDPQYKANRDPAPLELKRQFAHCRAVAEAMGMECFSDDRYEADDLIGTLTRLPEMAEHHHVIVTSDKDLAQLLRPQDQLWDFARNLRTSYEGVKEKFGVMPEQIADYLALTGDAVDNIKGVPGIGPKAASALLSHFGTLDEALERASEVEFLSVRGAKSLSAKLKTYVEDARLARRLTGIHCEAPIPSPTPSLTLGSVDMGAINDLFDYLKFGSTLRQRVGKFAA
- a CDS encoding ankyrin repeat domain-containing protein; translation: MIRNVPLLVRSDLQTPFARAAFDGNLRELKNLVAREGELREDPQQIPALVALAAGNSSERLQIAKWLLEQGADADATAPNGDSAAHFASQLGDTQILGLLSTHRANLNLENQQGKTPLATAAGAGMWPALELLLGHDVAVNPARGAAPLAEAALLPRDDPAGVELLLRHKADVNHRGKLGRTALMGAALRGNAQIADALLAAGADVNARDDFGNTALMEAARSGANGVLERLVFWNPETEHRDKPGRTALLVAVSSTRADAETIRLLMAMGAEPDVSNREGRKAGDLAAAAGRWRIADALGTRNSPVPLAEPAAATDGLATAENVIDLKQFETPEDRDWAERQLNPRSRTQLESATLVMPAIKLDEAEADTKPDSEVDQAEESASQSEPEQATAEAADPAADTDSEQPPVAEPVSEPETAVETGQADAPSEGAETDAPAQEVTDQTEPHAPEAEADAEGEEHTELAAAEASSDEVEASNAEQATESSDAAPVAEVSETSTDGTKLSDGVMPCEEAPEAEATLEVEAQEHPAADTAASDGVTEDAASEPDDSPETEEEAEAELHPAPDTDAGSAAESPITEESSKEPVPAAAGFEQDVSEATGQLSGTPEAVSASFTPPPAFELVPEDLPVPGAGNGEALENAAATASDDDGATHEESEDSQSTAAVDADTAEVFPDLAALGEDPTAALISAVDIDLGSEAENTLAADPQTGEIALSIVSLEPEEPDMPATADGEAADAMVLTDVVDLSDGVGEVDAEDLGTGGAFGLSEAQQREQEEAGYAGLMDAALVDDTEQMKAVLLSQPEAPAWWLSSAFLNSVAAGRAMAPRWLLENGLGANALSRTGDSLLSCVLQQAPTPVDIVELLLSRGSQVESGGQQLIWVAGFADAQHEQPSGVDDTHEQQLAELAGKLIGDGAVVDEQDALGRTALHWAATHRDKRFVNELLAAGADANAQDEGGNTALMLALEVERPAQLGVLRALLQAGADPKLANSEGVSPLGLAMKNDDATLQNMLMRGSRAEAAEKPAEPTPGQLVRAASEGNLGRVKRLLAQGHNVNERDSELCSPLLRASGAGHPNVVGALLAAGADGNLPAANGTTPLGTAVLGGHREVVRLLVDRGVDVNQRQQFGVTPLMLAAARWQPRMIKLLLSLGADVRQRDETQSTVLMAAVQNALHSTDVENGSKTIEALLAAGAEVNATNDEGQTALMLLLGVRAREDDSLQIKAITPLTRLLIGREAALDSQDLTGWSALHAAAARGLLGPVQELLAAGANKRLRDINGLSACDLAMDASHDQLVDLFLAS